A region from the Lates calcarifer isolate ASB-BC8 linkage group LG2, TLL_Latcal_v3, whole genome shotgun sequence genome encodes:
- the LOC108894307 gene encoding gamma-aminobutyric acid receptor-associated protein-like 2, which translates to MKWMFKEDHSLEHRCIESAKIRNKYPDRVPVIVEKVSGSQIVDIDKRKYLVPSDITVAQFMWIIRKRIQLPSEKAIFLFVDKTVPQSSITMGQLYEKEKDEDGFLYVAYSGENTFGF; encoded by the exons AACATCGATGCATAGAGTCAGCCAAAATCCGCAACAAGTACCCTGACAGGGTTCCG GTGATTGTGGAGAAAGTGTCTGGATCACAGATCGTGGACATTGACAAGAGGAAGTACCTGGTCCCCTCTGACATCACAGTGGCTCAGTTCATGTGGATCATCAGGAAACGCATCCAGCTGCCCTCAGAGAAGGCCATCTTCCTGTTTGTGGACAAAACAGTGCCTCAGTCCAG cATCACGATGGGGCAGCTGTACGAGAAGGAGAAGGACGAGGACGGCTTTTTATATGTGGCTTACAGCGGGGAGAACACCTTTGGTTTTTAA